In one Pelecanus crispus isolate bPelCri1 chromosome 12, bPelCri1.pri, whole genome shotgun sequence genomic region, the following are encoded:
- the ZNHIT3 gene encoding zinc finger HIT domain-containing protein 3 encodes MRAPRPCGVCGAAGAAKYRCPRCPAAYCSVPCCRTHKERCAAEPKREQERERAAAGQPFPGGPGRAGQHAGSPWSVEDILTEDDERDRVPLQKLKLLGESEELRGLLLNPHLRQLLLTVDQAEDKSSLMKKYMQEPLFVEFADCCLRIVEPPEKENILPE; translated from the exons ATGCGGGCACCGCGGCCCTGCGGCGTCTGCGGAGCGGCCGGCGCGGCCAAGTACCGTTGCCCGCGGTGCCCCGCCGCCTA CTGCTCCGTGCCGTGCTGCAGGACCCACAAGG AGCGATGCGCGGCGGAGCCGAAGCGGGAGCAAGagcgggagcgggcggcggccggACAGCCCTtccccggcgggccgggccgcgccgggcagCACGCAGGTAG CCCCTGGTCGGTGGAGGACATCCTGACGGAAGATGACGAGCGGGACCGCGTCCCGCTGCAGAAGCTCAAGCTTTTAG gggAATCGGAAGAACTGAGAGGCTTGCTTCTGAATCCACATCTCAGGCAGCTACTGCTAACAGTCGACCAAGCAGAAGATAAAAGCTCCCTTATGAAAAAGTACATGCAGGAGCCGTTATTTGTCGAGTTTGCAGACTGCTGTTTGAGAATTGTTGAACCTCCAGAGAAGGAGAACATTCTTCCCGAGTGA